From the Lycorma delicatula isolate Av1 chromosome 4, ASM4794821v1, whole genome shotgun sequence genome, the window ACGAGGACGTGTCCTAACAAAACCATCTAGTGGTCCATTTATTATATCATCATCTACTCCACTCCAGACGTGTAATTTTGCTGTTGTACaaccttttgaattttttttaccttgacAACAACCATACACTGATACTTCTTGTTCGTGGAACTGTTTCTTTAATCTTCCCCAATGGTATAAACATttctcttttgttaaatattctcccttacttgatatataaaatagtttactgCATCTCATACATTTCTTTTGTTGGTTAATAACCACATTTTCATCAAGTTTgatcacttttttttgtaaattatatgttaattcaatattacccattaacattaaattgttgtcaaatatatcataattattattattattgttattattattattattattattgatagaattattatcataaattaaatcattacaattatatttcaaatgatcCTTTGGAACAAATTCTCTTGCATTTATATCAAAGCCTTTTGTTGATGCCAGTGGTGCTGGTGCAGTTGCAGCATTAACAGACGTTATGGTAGAAGAAGAACTGAATAACTTATTCATACTCCTTAAAGAAAAATCACCAGACTGTTTAAAAATCAGCGCACGTCCTGGAAACTCACTACTTTCCACTGGAAAGCCGAGCCAAAACAGCTCATCATTTCTGATCAGATAATGCTGTAAGTATTGAATTAATATAAGATCAGGTATTCCTAATAAATTATGTTGCTTCAATATtccattattttgttttgatccattgttattgttgttgttgttgttgttattattactattattattgttattagtattattattactgttactgttattaGTAGAAGTTCTAGGCGTTCTCTTCTTTACTGAATTGCCAAGTGAACCATCATAACGTCGTGTACGATGATTCTTCTTCTGACGTCTTGTTAGACCAGCAACTGTTGTATTTAATATTGGATTATTCTCTTTGTTGCCTTCACTGCCACTTGAAGTACCACTTGCACCATCATCTTCTGATCAAGCCGAAAGCAAAaccacaaaagaaaattaaaaaaaaattcaaaaaccaagaATAaaccaaagcaaaaaaaaatgtacaaacttaaattaaacagcattatttatttactgaatacaTTCCTAACTGTGTTTGAAAAAACGTTCAGAAATTAATAGCAGGTTCTTTCACAAGAATACAGAACATATATTTCACGCTGTGAACTGAAGGATTTTCTAAAGTTTACATCTCAAGGATTACAATctcataaaatatgaataatgaaaTCTAATTAGAAGATAAGAACTAAAAGctatatagtaaatttattctgttaaatcaTAAAAGTTAAGTATTAGGTAgatatacttttatttctaacaGTCGACAAAACATAGCGTAGACTTAATAATATTGGATTACACTGTTCAGTAATCTGGATTTAACGACTGTAAAAGGGAAGTGAGTTCAAAACggaaaagaaaaactgaacagTAAAACACTTAACAACAAAAAGTTTACTGTTTAATAATTGCCTAGAACCCTAACAtggtaaaaatttaacaacacaactggatatacaaaatgaaatgattaGTAATCAagtacaggttaataattaacaaaattacctACTCTTGTTCTGCAGTTAAAtacacagtttatttttttagtatatagacTGAATTTACTCTAAAATGACACTATTATGTTTCCACATCCcccaaaatatgaaatatattagagATAAATTTTGAAACACAGTTATATTAGCAAACAAgagtaatcattttatttttaaaaatgtttaaatagatcAAACAATTTCAGAGAGAATTAAGATTTAACCCACTCATAAAATACAAGTGTATGTAAaacaatcatattattttttgagcatagtgtaaataatcaaaaactaaGAATGATAAGATATAAGAATAGACCCTTGCAAGTGGTGAAAGCTGAGTGCGATGCTGTACATGGTGAACTTTATTTGTTATATCACTATATCAATTCTGAAAATCCAAGTACTATAGCACAAGGTATAGTGCTACACattgaagttataattattataatttgaaataacttttatcaTGCTATGTACTTTGGGGAAGCTTGTCCTATGTTCTTATATCTCATTAGCTGTACACAAGAGGTataaattaaggaatttattgTACACAAGAGGTataaattaaggaatttattgTACACAAGAGTATAAATTAAGGAATTTATACCTCTTGTGTACCTTTATAACCTTTATATGTACCTTTCATTAAACCTTTATAATgtacaagaaatattaattaaaaattattaacaatcgGTTAATTTAGTAAACATGCATCAAAAGCACAGCTTCAAACAATTTTAAGAGATCCATAAATTATGAAATCATAATTTctatattagttatataaattttagaaaagggTTTTATTTTGGGGGAGGGGGTATCATTTCATATCTTTATGCCCATCAGATGCCAATAGTCATGCCCTTgataatcaatatattaatattttacaaatatatctattaaaaactaGTCCTTTATCACACAATCGTACTAACAATCATACAatcaagtataattaataatatttatgtaatggtgtaattattatatattacaccagatatttatctaataatgatatttatgttATTCATGTAATAGGTGCATGAAAATTAGTGTACCAGaccaaatgttatttaaaaataatcattccttctttaataatattaactaccaAAATTACATTAACCAACCAccacaaaaagttttataattcaacaataaacaaattaagatgTAATTAATGCTAATGgtgaatttaagtattttataaatatatatactaaatttgttagtaaataatttatcatgGCATTTatcaatatcaaaatttaaagtaaatatgagTTTAATTATGCAACTTGcatgcatatttaaaataaaattacaaaaaaaaaatgattatgtcattacaaattaaaattattacaagttgTTAATACTAAactatttatagtataaaataaagagaaaatgaaaaataacatcacAATGTAagagaataaatgtaaaaataacgaACAAATTTGAGtactaatgaaaatgtaaaaaaattttctagaataCTTTGACTCATCTTATTAAGTGGATTTTTTAAGTGGACATTAAGTGGACACTTAAGTGGATTAAGtggacattaaataaaaattaaaaaaaattaaatagaagtaCTAGGTACTATCTTTcctaaatacatttctttttttttttaattttcacaaattcaCTATTAACTCTAAGGTCTACAATTTCCTACGACTgctatttgtaaatattaattagtatagGTAAAGTTtcaaacatatattaatatatatatattacgtttgAATTAAATGCAAacgtttttgttaacttttaacaTCCTACATGTTGTAGGataaagaatacatttaaaaattgtatttattgaatcCAATAACAAAAAGCTGGAACCAAATTATAATCACTTCATAGTAATGATGAAGAATGGATTTTATAGACTCAATCATCAAAACCTTAAATGAATCAACATAATACTAAGACCTATCAATTCCTATGAGATTGAAAGGAACCACCAAATAAATTGTATGGGTGTAAGACAGGGTTCAATATCACTTTCAAaggaaatcataaattatatttgaaggCAGTCCAGAAATTGCCTTTGCCCTTCATCAGTTCAGAAATTGCCCTTCATCTAGTATACCTCACATGTCGAATGAGATTGAGTGAAAACATTGACTGTTGTTGAACATACTTCACTATATTGTACCAAATCTTACACCAATATTTGTTTAAGTAACCCATTCAAACTAAAACTATTACATTCTTAGAGAAATCAgaaccacaaatttttttcagtttgtcaaTTAAACAAGAAAGGTTTATGAATGTTATTGAATTTTCAACAGATAAAAATCAACTTTGTAAATAGAAGATTCTCTTCAACCATGTTTTAAGTAACTAATAAAATGTTAGTATGACAAATGAAATGTATCttcacaattattaaattaattagcacAAATATATGCCACATAGAGGAAACAGTTCTAAGCGCATAGAAAGCAGTTGGCAATATTTCAaaacttcattctttttttagcctccaggGCCACCATAAGatatttgcttcagaggatgtgatAAAATGGCCATTTTGtaacatgtgaaaatgccatgcctgaccaggattcaaacgcaggacctccggatgaaaggctgagatgctaccacttgtgccacagagACCGGCAATGTAtcgaaactaattaattataacattacaaCTGAACAACCAAATGTACTAAACTATAATttctcacaaacacacacatatacacaaccACAACCAAAGACAAGAGATAGTAATGTTATAAGCCTTAAAGTTATgcagttataataaataagttaaaaacttttaaagttaaataatacttaattttatctagtatttataaaatataattcaacacaCAATGAAttaatctaaattgttttaaaacatatcaattaaagaaattttaactaatttcctCTTTTCTATCCTTCACAAGAAAGTTCAGGGTTCAAATACTAGTGAAGCTGAGCActgttttttacaatataaaatatgattctaTCACAGAGTGAGAGTATACATGGACATCAGTATGTTGctgtttaaaacataattaaataaagggTTAAATGTATTTACGATATATATATCGTAAACacattatttacatacatatcacaatatgtatatatatattgcatatatatcACAATATGTATATAACTGTATATAACAActgtatataacaatataaatatatatctatatatatatatataaatatatacatagatattgtgcagattttaaaaaaataggaaagatGCAAATTGAAACTATGGtacaaattatacattaaattctaTTACATGCAGATGTAAAGAaagttgattaataaaaaaacctggTTTCAAATTTAAGAAGGTTCATAGTGATTGCAAACGAAATAGAAATacatgacaaaataaataaataagacattatccttatttttgtaactataattATCATCACTAATCGATGTGACCACAACCTTTCTCAAATAATCAATGTGAAAATACAACTGCTAAATCACCCAAATATGTCATGCAAGTGAAAAGAAATTCTGTTTCACTTAAcaagaaaatcttcaaaataatattacattatacttaTCAACAGATATCAACCTCACAACTATAGTAAATTCCAAATACTCAGTATCAGAACATCCATTTTTCTATCGAAGAATATTGAAAAACTGTTGTATTTGCTGTCAAACATCTACATATAAGTTTatcaatcttttaaataaaaagcaacctattttacaaatttatatatggtGGTTAAAATGATCTCATGGTCTTTGTTATCTACTATAATTCCTAAAATATAACCTGTCTACGTCactcaatttttctatttttttcctaaGCTAGGTCACCATCTCATATACGTACTACATAAATGATAACTGataatttttctagttaaataatggaaaatggtAAGTAAgtacaatataatgaaaataatttaatttactttcctATTAAATACACTTATTCAAAGaagaaacaatatattaaaaagcattatatttttatttctatatcataaaagaaattttaaaaagtcctAATACTGCTTTTAATATAAAGAGGTATAACAGACCATATGTATCAACCTACAAccagtttcataaaataaagactGTATAATTGCACTATTTGATACAAGCAATCAACCTACTAATGaagaaacaaacaataaaaaaggttTCCATAGCTGGTAATACAGAGTGGCCttcaataataagaaatttataaagatgatTCAAggtttttagaattatataatacaattactaTAATGCATAAATGaacaatagttataaaaaaatagatttaaaaaattaaactaaaaacctgtcattgaaaaaataaataaaataaaataaccgtaaCAGATAACTCAACATTGGCAGAACAATACCACAAGgcaatgtatataattaattatatataatatgcactacaaaaaaattaagctattaaTTTCACTGACCCATACATAAACAATGCTCTAtttcataatctaaaaaatatttttctaacccAATGCAATAAGTAGAACATCAAGAATCACAATAAATAAACTGGAAGTGCCCACAAAATCTAATGTGATTTTAGTTAAATCATAacccaaaaatatttgaatttttttaaactttgaaactGCAGATTTATAAAATCCAGGCCATTTATTCAAGAGgccaatatgtttaaaaaattataaacaagagGAGCCAGACAAGAGAAACACTATGAAGAGATGCCAACTGATTAACTGAAAAACTAAGCTTAAATCTGACAACTACtaagaaatacattttgtaaaccACCCCAACAATGAAGTAAGACTACATGAATaaggaaaatatgaaaacaagcaaaaaaaataacCACAAGAACACCTTCCATGCaagaaataaatctaatttaaataatgttgatgaattagtaaatgtttaaaaaccacATTTGTgaggtaaaaaatttaatgttaatgatattaaaaaaaaaaaaaaaaaaaaaaaaaaaaaaaaaaaaaaaaaaatagaaacatagaGAATGGGCTacttatattactaatattaaagaaataaaaacatgtaaacaaatttaatatatcactGGCTGAACTCCAAAACTAGTGTGAATACTTTAACAGatatcaaaacaatttaaattagctgtaaataatctaaacaaaatacaaaataattcatttacattttcatctGAAACCAGGATAATTTTAtccaaagaattttaataataataataataatacaactaactaatcaattatttttactgctaaattcttcttaattaattttagaagaaacTCATaaaatcaaatctagcaatgaaatttgaatttcatAATTGTGTAATAGCTCAtttgtttaatatgaaataataagatTTTCATAATGATTGTGTTTTTATACACATATAACATATTTTTGCCTTTTTGGTGGATATGTGATATACTCAATCTGAATTAACGCCtttcaaatcataattttattaactaaatgcattttacaaaaatttattataatttcatatatttattatttatacgttaaTTTAGATTTTCAATAACATTACGTTATTACTACTAccactttttatatttatgacaatTCTTTGACCCAGGTTTACTCACAGTCTTCCTTGTTCTATCCAAGTAAATGTTAcgacaaatttgtttttattatcatctATCCATTCTCGATAGATtctatattataatgtataactatatatttatctaataaaataatttttatatacaatgaaTTTTTACTGTAATGATATAATCCTAATGACTATTACTATTTTGGCCCacataagtaaaatttatcaataaaaaagatagatagttttttgtaaagattatatatatgtcagcattaataaatatattaattactttatcttatttttaaataaaatgacaaaatccTGTACACAGGATTTAACAGTGGTTGaaatgcttttaataatttacatacgctaagttcttgaaaaaaaaagaaagttttatgttATAGTGAACTGGGAAGTAGGTGGTAAACAGCCAAATGGTCTCTTAACAATTGGAACCTATTAGGAAGTACCATCCTGAAGGATTCAATTATGTTAAGTAATGATATAGTAGGATTAGTAATTACATACTACTAATGACAGAAgtcaattctaataaaaaaaattatcacaactatcaagattaattttttttaaatttaatactacaaTGCTGTTCATTCTATTAAACGGATATAAATAGTatgagatattaaaattttaaatgatatgcaAAACAGAACATACAATTTAAAGTAGTCTTGATTCTAAATAGCTTAgctaaagctaaaaaaattaaaaatattcaaagataaTATTTAACTCTATAATGACACCATAATGttatggtttaataaaaataaacagccaAGCATTCACAAGAACATAAATAAtgctaataatataacaaaactacttttaatgaaaagataacatttaatatgaatcATACTTGAAAACTATGATATTTATaatcacacaaacacacatccaGTAAATATGTACATAAGCAccaatatatactcgtatatacatgttacataaaattaacaatttaaaaaaatacatttagatgTAGTTATAAAAGCCACAACCAAATACAGAGTAACCCTGCTATAATGTGGTTATTGGGGAACTTACTTGACACCCACGTTATAGGCTAACCGTGTTATttcaagaagtaaattttaaatcactaaggggatcaattaaaaaaaaattggcaaaaaatcaagcaataatgGTTTAAAACAAATTGCCAATGCAGTATATAATGTATACTAACATAGAAACAAGATAAGTGCCgaagttacaatatttttttctttgaatgtaaattatttttttaaataagaagttattgttttttgttttgcggtatgtatgtttcttctttataatatacgactttacactttataaatgcaataaatgacAATCATCATTATCATTCTGTTACTGCATCCATGTtattacactatttatattttccagaacaTCTTTTACTAAGGATGTAGACCTTTCTGTAACAGTAACCTCTGCAACACCTTCCCCTTCTTCCTCCGACAAATTATCCTTAGGCTGTAGAACAGAGTTTACAATTTCTTCGTCAGTCATGTAATGGGCAACAGGTGTTTCATTGTCTTCTTGAACCCACTCACTGAGATCACTTACAGACAATTCTTGCCAGGTTGAATCTGACAATTCCAGTGCATGTTCgtgtaaaaatatgaacatttattGTTTCAATGTCTTCTGTATTACTCTGCGACAATACCGACCAACaacttttaattgtaatagaatttatGTTACTCCATGCTGTTCTAGCGCTGTGTGCAACACTTTTTAATGAcacagttttaaatattctattacttGTAATTCTGAGTTAATGATAGTGATCAGTAGCTCTTGTCGGTAATAAGCTTTAAATGCCCGAATAACTCCTCATTTTAATGGTTGGATCAAAGATGTGGTGTTCTTGGGTAAAAACATTGCGATTATTTCCCCATCTTTATTTTTCAGCAAGTCATAGGCGGATGAATAGGGCAATTGTCAAGAAGTAATAATgctttttcttccaatttttgaACTTGTAAATAATCTTCAACACAAGGCAAAAATTTGTCgttaaacaatcttaaaaaaatattacaagtcatccaagtattttaatacttttaaaaataaccggtaatgaattcatattaacaTGTTTGAAGCAACGTGGGCTGGCATACTTACCAACGAGCAACGGCTTCAATTTATGATTTCCTGACTTACTGgcacacaaaagaaaaattaccttttttttgctcattttcaTACCAGACTTATTTGGTGCCTGCTTTGCATCTGTTTTTGTTGGCAATAGTTTATAATACAAAGCAGTTTCATCACAATTATAAAACTGTTTGTCACTGAAGTTACTCTCTTCTATAACcgattgtaatattgtttgtgaaaaatgttcGGCTGCCGTCACATCTGCTGAACGAGATTCTTCTTTGATATTTACTTGGCCAATGCCATGATGGATTTTTCATCGCGATAACCAATAGCTAGAAGCACTGAATTCTTCTCCATTGTTAATTTGTTCATGAAAATTTAGTGCCTGAGCTTGAAGTATTGGCCCTGATAGCGGCACTCCTTCACTCCATTTTTGCAAAAACCAAAGGTATATACACTAATCTACAACACTGTCATCACAGAGTCTAACCTTTTTGCGATAAAGTCTGACTGTTTCAGCTACCGAATTGATAAAAGAATGCAATTTATCTTCTTCTTTCACCCAACCACTTATAGTACCTTCAGGCAAACTGAATTCCTGGGATAAACTGGCTTTCGAACGACTTGctttaacgtttttaataatttctaatttttcctttacagaaTACGTTTTTTGTTTAGACGACATGTTGGGCAAATACAAACGAAAACAAACACTACAAAATCTAATAAACTAACCAACGTAATAAAACTTGACGATACTGATAAACAGTAAAAGCAACTTGAATTAAATAGCAATATGTAATAACATTCAGATACCATATACTGTGCCTTGTACAGGCAGCACATTGATGGTCTTATCGGTGTTACAAGAAATTTAGTCATGTGCAGTATATCATAAGAATTTCTCCTATTACTGTATTAGAATCATAGTTTACTTTTATTGAATCATGTTTTTGGGAATTCCAAGgctttaaaattggttttaactAATTGACAGATGTTACATTAGAAGCGTATTGTTGACAATTTCAAAGGATTTATGGTGGGTTTTATACAGATATCCAATACATTGATAGAGTGACTAGCAtttcttcatcctattttattttttcagatactCAGATATTTCTTGGGGGATAGGTTATAATCCGCGTTTTATCCGCAGTATATTGAACCGCATTATAGTAGGGTTGTACTGCACTAAGGTCTTTgcattgtttgattttttttttttttttatatatagtatactgATTGttctattttgttactttaacaAATTCATCAGCAGACTAATAAGTAGGATATTGTTCTAACTTGGAGATATGGGATGCAGTAATAGATCCTACCATGCTGGATTCACtgttaataatggaaaattttaatgaataggGTACCATGTACCAACTGGGGGAAATTTTATGATTGACTAAACTATGTACACTTGAAGGTTTGTACAAATCATCTGGATGCATCTTCTAAAAAGACAATAGTGATTTTTTTAGTTTGGAAGATTACAATACATTTCATGCTATATTGTTCTTTCTAACATAATCAATAGTAATGAATACAGACTTTCTGATTAATAAGGGCTTCATAGATCCATTTTTCTGACCTGTTTGACCTGAACAATCAGTAgacaaaaaaataacctaataaatttctacttcaaaaaattatttgaacccttgaaaaataattgaaaaaataaaatttcttcttatatGAATCGTCTTGTACAAGACAGCCTGCTATATCCCATTCCAATTATAACAGAATGGCACTACAcaaaaaaacaactcaaaaattCACATATTCTTGTGCTACATGATTGCTTCTAGTATCcttgacattttattttgaaatttaataagaataattgaggaaacaatttttttaagagcCATCTAGGgcataaaatacttttaagagGTAGGATCTATTCTCTTGAGCATAAATCAAACAAGCAGGAAATAacctttttaagaaaaacattcattattataaagaatttaactcAAGATTCCACACTACTGCAGTAAGAAACCTAAAGTAACACCAGATTATCCCctgaagtataattttaaacaatatacattATCTACAAAATGTTTTCAGTGTGCTGCACATAAAAAAAACCCCACTTCtaataagcattattttataattaatgaagcaaaccaaataaacaataagcaatttaaaataactttaaaaggaACTGACAAAAagcttaataataacaaatataaaaatagatatatatatatatatgtataccttCACCACAAGTTGCTAAGAACTTTCCACTGGGACTGAAATCCATATCATTTACCAGTCCACCGTGCCCTTTAAATGATGTAACCAACCAAGGATTCGTAAAGTTTTGTTTCGTACTATCGGGTTTCCATTTTGgtgcatttttctttttatttgcgtTGCTTCCACCACTAGCTAAAGAACTGGTATCTGACTGCTGCGCTGAATGCGTCTGCTGATGATGAGATTTATCTTTGGTTATACTGTCAGCATTTTgtcctattaaaaaatatatatgttaaaattgaaagatacatgtattaaaatagctgtgtattaacataaaaaatattcataataaatacaatttttgagtAAAACTcatataactctttttttatttattttaattttccttttataagcACTGATACAATCCGTATTATTAAAATCAAGTGACGTTTAGGAAGTATTACAAGTGTTAACtaacttaaaaagttt encodes:
- the LOC142323919 gene encoding uncharacterized protein LOC142323919 isoform X1, which gives rise to MVEPGSEVTEFPALVVTLIVGATILVIVYISSLFKSQKEDIKKRQNADSITKDKSHHQQTHSAQQSDTSSLASGGSNANKKKNAPKWKPDSTKQNFTNPWLVTSFKGHGGLVNDMDFSPSGKFLATCGEEDDGASGTSSGSEGNKENNPILNTTVAGLTRRQKKNHRTRRYDGSLGNSVKKRTPRTSTNNSNSNNNTNNNNNSNNNNNNNNNNNGSKQNNGILKQHNLLGIPDLILIQYLQHYLIRNDELFWLGFPVESSEFPGRALIFKQSGDFSLRSMNKLFSSSSTITSVNAATAPAPLASTKGFDINAREFVPKDHLKYNCNDLIYDNNSINNNNNNNNNNNNNYDIFDNNLMLMGNIELTYNLQKKVIKLDENVVINQQKKCMRCSKLFYISSKGEYLTKEKCLYHWGRLKKQFHEQEVSVYGCCQGKKNSKGCTTAKLHVWSGVDDDIINGPLDGFVRTRPRKTPPPDGTNGLYALDCEMCFTVQGLELTKVTVIGTDGRVVYHTLVKPENEIIDYNTRFSGISAKDMNRKGSYKSLKDVQNDLMGFINADTILLGHGMENDLRALKMIHSTIVDTAIVFPHFFGLPFRRSLKSLVECILKRSIQNENSGHDSIEDATSCLELMFWKVKSDLGNFSNNHLPINNNRL
- the LOC142323919 gene encoding putative RNA exonuclease pqe-1 isoform X3, which codes for MDFSPSGKFLATCGEEDDGASGTSSGSEGNKENNPILNTTVAGLTRRQKKNHRTRRYDGSLGNSVKKRTPRTSTNNSNSNNNTNNNNNSNNNNNNNNNNNGSKQNNGILKQHNLLGIPDLILIQYLQHYLIRNDELFWLGFPVESSEFPGRALIFKQSGDFSLRSMNKLFSSSSTITSVNAATAPAPLASTKGFDINAREFVPKDHLKYNCNDLIYDNNSINNNNNNNNNNNNNYDIFDNNLMLMGNIELTYNLQKKVIKLDENVVINQQKKCMRCSKLFYISSKGEYLTKEKCLYHWGRLKKQFHEQEVSVYGCCQGKKNSKGCTTAKLHVWSGVDDDIINGPLDGFVRTRPRKTPPPDGTNGLYALDCEMCFTVQGLELTKVTVIGTDGRVVYHTLVKPENEIIDYNTRFSGISAKDMNRKGSYKSLKDVQNDLMGFINADTILLGHGMENDLRALKMIHSTIVDTAIVFPHFFGLPFRRSLKSLVECILKRSIQNENSGHDSIEDATSCLELMFWKVKSDLGNFSNNHLPINNNRL
- the LOC142323919 gene encoding uncharacterized protein LOC142323919 isoform X2 — protein: MEILNGGQNADSITKDKSHHQQTHSAQQSDTSSLASGGSNANKKKNAPKWKPDSTKQNFTNPWLVTSFKGHGGLVNDMDFSPSGKFLATCGEEDDGASGTSSGSEGNKENNPILNTTVAGLTRRQKKNHRTRRYDGSLGNSVKKRTPRTSTNNSNSNNNTNNNNNSNNNNNNNNNNNGSKQNNGILKQHNLLGIPDLILIQYLQHYLIRNDELFWLGFPVESSEFPGRALIFKQSGDFSLRSMNKLFSSSSTITSVNAATAPAPLASTKGFDINAREFVPKDHLKYNCNDLIYDNNSINNNNNNNNNNNNNYDIFDNNLMLMGNIELTYNLQKKVIKLDENVVINQQKKCMRCSKLFYISSKGEYLTKEKCLYHWGRLKKQFHEQEVSVYGCCQGKKNSKGCTTAKLHVWSGVDDDIINGPLDGFVRTRPRKTPPPDGTNGLYALDCEMCFTVQGLELTKVTVIGTDGRVVYHTLVKPENEIIDYNTRFSGISAKDMNRKGSYKSLKDVQNDLMGFINADTILLGHGMENDLRALKMIHSTIVDTAIVFPHFFGLPFRRSLKSLVECILKRSIQNENSGHDSIEDATSCLELMFWKVKSDLGNFSNNHLPINNNRL